The following are from one region of the Nostoc cf. commune SO-36 genome:
- a CDS encoding WD40 domain-containing protein yields MSVIPEKVILALAQERCLSSSELEVLLYAVQGQSPSAIAKELAISAEAVRKRLSEVYKKFNVTGSGPGKLTKLQQIIEKLQQAIESDYQASSLNSIVKNHQDWGEAPGICVFHGRITELSQLKQWLIKDKCQLVAILGMGGIGKTTLSVKLAKEVQDNFEYLIWRSLRNAPPAAEMLANLIEFLSDERETDLPETVDGRVTLLINYLRERRCLLVFDNIETILQEGDRAGHYRQEYEDYGQLIRRVGEEPHQSCLVLTSREKPKEFAPLEGETSPVRTLLLIGLEKTEGQQILQDKGLFGLQQEWAELIEKYSGNPLALKLVSEPIRELFDGDIAAFLAEGEIIFGDTRNLLNQQFERLSEIEEEIIYWLAIKRELVSLDELLNDILRPLPKREVLEALESLRRRSLIEQRTALFTLQSVVMEYMTDRLVEEVCHEITTLEIELFNSHALIEATAKDYIRNTQIGLILKPIIDRLSTIFRTSKNMESQLSKILWYLQHILQTPGYAGGNLLNILCQLQTNLSGYDFSNLTIWQAYLQSVNLHQVNFANADLAKSVFSETLVSISSVAFSPDGKLLATGDADGKTYLWQVDDGKLLFSCTGHSSWVKSVAFSPDGQTLASGSDDQTVKLWDVHDGKCLKTLQGHSNWVRSVAFSPDGQTLASGSEDQTVKLWDVHTGKCLTTLQGNTNRVRTVAFSPDGETLASGSEKQTIKLWDIRDSKCLTTLQGHNNWVRSVAFSPDGKILASGSDDKTVKLWDVRNGKCLKTLQGHTNRVWSVAFSPDGEILASGGDDQTVKLWDVSNGKCLKTFQGHSNRVKSVAFSPDGHTLASGSENQTVKLWDVYNGECLTTLQGHSNRVKSVAFSPDGHTLASGSEKQTVKLWDVRNDKFLRILEGHNSWVRSIAFSPDGEILASGSEKQTIKLWNVHTGQCLQRLQEHTNRIRSVAFSPDGEILASGSDDQTVKLWDVNTGKCLKTLLGHTSWVRSVAFSPDGHTLASGSENQKVRLWDISTGECVKTLQGHSNRIRSVTFSPDGQTLASGSDDQTIKLWDVYMGKCFATLQEHTNRVWSVAFSPDGQTLASASADQTVKLWDVHNGKCLKTLQGANWVRSVAFSLDGQTLICGSQDETIKLWDVLTGDCLRTLRSPRPYEGMNITGVTGLTAAQLMTLKALGAVEEEE; encoded by the coding sequence TTCATGGACGTATAACAGAATTGTCTCAGTTAAAGCAGTGGCTCATCAAAGATAAATGCCAGCTAGTGGCAATATTGGGAATGGGGGGAATTGGCAAAACTACTTTATCGGTGAAACTGGCAAAGGAAGTTCAAGATAATTTTGAGTATTTGATTTGGCGAAGTCTTCGCAATGCCCCACCCGCCGCAGAGATGTTAGCAAACCTGATCGAATTTTTATCTGATGAGAGAGAAACAGACTTACCTGAAACCGTGGATGGTAGAGTAACGTTGCTGATTAATTATTTACGAGAGCGTCGTTGCCTTTTAGTATTTGATAATATAGAGACAATTTTACAAGAAGGCGATCGCGCCGGACACTATAGACAAGAATATGAAGATTATGGTCAACTAATTAGGCGGGTAGGAGAAGAACCGCATCAAAGCTGCTTAGTGTTGACTTCACGAGAAAAACCAAAAGAATTTGCTCCTTTAGAGGGAGAAACATCACCAGTCAGAACATTATTGTTAATCGGTTTAGAAAAAACAGAAGGACAACAAATTCTCCAAGATAAAGGGTTATTTGGGTTACAACAAGAATGGGCCGAGCTAATTGAGAAGTATTCAGGTAATCCTTTAGCATTAAAGCTAGTTTCTGAGCCAATTCGGGAATTATTTGATGGTGATATCGCTGCTTTTCTGGCTGAAGGAGAGATAATTTTTGGCGATACTCGAAATTTACTAAACCAGCAATTTGAGCGGTTGTCAGAGATAGAAGAAGAAATAATTTATTGGCTAGCAATCAAGCGCGAGTTAGTTTCTCTAGACGAATTGCTAAATGATATTCTGCGTCCATTACCCAAAAGGGAAGTACTGGAGGCGCTAGAATCACTGCGGCGGCGATCGCTAATTGAACAAAGAACAGCACTTTTCACCCTCCAGTCTGTGGTGATGGAGTATATGACTGACCGACTGGTTGAAGAGGTTTGTCACGAAATTACCACTCTTGAAATTGAACTATTTAATAGCCATGCTTTAATAGAAGCTACGGCTAAAGATTATATTAGAAATACTCAGATTGGTTTGATTCTCAAACCAATTATTGATAGATTGTCAACTATTTTTAGAACATCTAAAAATATGGAGAGTCAGCTATCCAAGATTTTATGGTATCTGCAACATATTCTCCAAACACCAGGATACGCGGGTGGCAATCTACTAAATATACTTTGTCAACTACAAACTAATTTAAGCGGCTATGACTTTTCCAATTTGACTATTTGGCAAGCATATTTACAAAGCGTGAATTTGCATCAAGTAAATTTTGCCAATGCTGATTTAGCTAAGTCCGTTTTTTCCGAAACCTTAGTTAGTATTTCGTCAGTAGCATTTAGCCCAGATGGAAAACTTTTAGCTACGGGTGATGCTGATGGCAAGACTTACTTGTGGCAAGTTGATGATGGAAAGCTACTTTTTAGCTGTACCGGACATAGCAGTTGGGTAAAATCAGTTGCCTTTAGTCCCGATGGTCAAACTTTAGCTAGTGGCAGTGATGACCAAACAGTGAAGTTATGGGATGTTCATGATGGTAAGTGCCTGAAAACCTTGCAGGGACATAGCAATTGGGTAAGGTCAGTTGCCTTTAGTCCTGATGGTCAAACTTTGGCTAGTGGCAGTGAAGACCAAACAGTAAAATTATGGGATGTCCATACTGGAAAATGTCTGACAACCTTGCAAGGGAATACTAATCGAGTCAGAACAGTGGCTTTTAGTCCCGATGGTGAAACTTTAGCTAGTGGCAGTGAAAAGCAAACAATTAAATTATGGGATATCCGCGATAGTAAGTGCTTGACAACCTTGCAGGGGCATAACAATTGGGTAAGGTCAGTTGCTTTTAGTCCCGATGGTAAAATTTTAGCTAGCGGCAGTGACGATAAAACGGTGAAATTATGGGATGTCCGTAATGGTAAGTGCCTGAAAACCTTGCAAGGACATACCAATCGGGTATGGTCGGTTGCCTTTAGTCCCGATGGTGAAATTTTAGCTAGCGGTGGTGATGACCAAACAGTGAAGTTATGGGATGTCAGTAATGGTAAGTGCTTAAAAACCTTTCAGGGGCATAGCAATCGGGTAAAGTCAGTTGCTTTCAGTCCCGATGGTCACACTTTAGCTAGTGGTAGTGAAAACCAAACAGTGAAGTTATGGGATGTTTATAATGGTGAGTGCTTGACAACCTTACAGGGACATAGCAATCGGGTAAAGTCAGTTGCTTTCAGTCCCGATGGTCACACTTTAGCTAGTGGCAGTGAAAAGCAAACAGTTAAATTATGGGATGTTCGTAACGATAAATTCCTCAGAATTTTGGAGGGGCATAATAGTTGGGTACGGTCAATTGCCTTTAGTCCCGATGGTGAAATTTTAGCTAGCGGCAGCGAAAAACAAACAATTAAATTATGGAATGTTCACACGGGGCAATGCCTCCAAAGGTTACAGGAACATACCAATCGAATTAGGTCAGTAGCTTTCAGCCCAGATGGTGAAATTTTGGCTAGTGGTAGTGATGACCAAACTGTGAAGTTGTGGGATGTTAATACGGGAAAATGCCTCAAAACTTTGCTAGGGCATACCAGTTGGGTAAGATCAGTTGCTTTTAGTCCTGATGGTCACACTTTAGCTAGTGGCAGTGAAAACCAAAAAGTGAGGTTATGGGATATCTCTACGGGAGAATGTGTCAAAACTTTGCAGGGACATAGCAATCGGATCAGGTCAGTTACTTTCAGTCCAGATGGTCAGACTTTAGCTAGTGGTAGTGATGACCAAACAATTAAATTATGGGATGTTTACATGGGCAAGTGCTTCGCAACCTTGCAAGAACATACTAATCGAGTCTGGTCAGTTGCTTTTAGTCCCGATGGTCAAACTTTAGCTAGTGCTAGTGCAGACCAAACGGTAAAATTATGGGATGTCCATAATGGTAAGTGTCTGAAAACTTTACAGGGGGCTAATTGGGTCAGGTCAGTTGCCTTTAGTCTTGATGGTCAAACCCTAATTTGTGGTAGCCAAGATGAGACAATTAAGCTTTGGGATGTATTAACGGGTGATTGCCTAAGAACACTGCGATCGCCACGACCCTACGAAGGAATGAATATTACTGGGGTTACAGGGTTAACCGCAGCGCAGTTAATGACGCTAAAAGCTTTAGGGGCAGTGGAAGAGGAGGAGTAA